The Medicago truncatula cultivar Jemalong A17 chromosome 4, MtrunA17r5.0-ANR, whole genome shotgun sequence genome includes a region encoding these proteins:
- the LOC11431041 gene encoding TBC1 domain family member 5 homolog A isoform X1 yields MPPALLDPPLSKTSSVSSLISGTISQEPVPENRLFDDLRGLQWRINLGVLPSSSSSTSVDDLRRATANSRRRYASLRGRLLVDPHVPKDESSSPNLVMDNPLSQNPNSTWGRFFHNAELERMVDQDLSRLYPEHGNYFQTKGCQGILRRILLLWCLRHPDCGYRQGMHELLAPLLYVLQVDVERLAEVRKLYEDHFTDRFDGLFCQENDLSYSFDFKKSSDLTDDEIGSHGKGMKIKSLDELDPKIQTIVLLSDAYGVEGELGIVLSEKFIEHDAYCMFEALMNGAHGSVAMADFFSYSPVAGSHTGLPPVIEASAALYHLLSHVDSSLYSHLVDLGVEPQYFALRWLRVLFGREFSLDNLLIVWDEIFLSDNSKMEKHAEDNTDTCFRIFHSSRGAFISAIAVAMLLHIRSSLLATENPTTCLQRLLSFPENTNIKKLIEKAKSLQTLALSTEISSSTPALVEYNNKGKSVITRSVTTIACESGSPKTPKSLLPDNSYWEEKWRVVHSAEELKQDGVEKQVPSQKKRWTEKVKLSLKRTVSEPSSSTIKNGKKESKTSVKRSLLEDLSKELGSEEDIENLGCHETLCQQDNHSLAVEAEQQDDDSDVSNNYGADDRCLSRNTGSEENSFNLASPPNEFKDHENVSQKSSVGSNLSLDVINEISYSSPIDSPLPISDHPENNLSPVAGRNNDSTGNSATLSRNIKLNKFQWLWKFGRNNGELMSEKRGLASEAVKQTNKYNDQSNTASSSTAGDLCSSVNFNGDSADQNVMGTLKNIGQSMLEHIQVIEYAFQQECGQGTSLDNNTSKNVLVGKGQVTAMSALKELRKISNLLSEM; encoded by the exons ATGCCACCGGCTCTGTTGGATCCACCATTGTCAAAAACATCGTCGGTTTCATCTTTAATCTCCGGCACCATTTCTCAGGAACCGGTGCCGGAGAATCGGTTATTCGATGATCTTAGAGGTTTGCAGTGGCGTATAAATCTTGGGGTTTTgccatcttcttcatcttcaacttccGTTGATGATCTTCGTCGTGCCACTGCTAATTCTCGAAGAAG GTATGCTAGTTTGAGAGGGCGGCTCCTGGTTGATCCCCACGTTCCAAAGGATGAAAGTAGTTCACCCAATCTTGTCATGGACAACCCGCTTTCACAAAATCCAA ATAGTACATGGGGTCGCTTTTTTCACAATGCAGAGCTGGAGAGGATGGTGGATCAGGATTTATCACGTTTATACCCAGAACATGGCAACTATTTCCAGACTAAAGGGTGCCAAGGCATATTGAGACGGATTTTATTATTATGGTGTCTTAGACATCCCGATTGTGGTTATAGACAAG gtatgCACGAGTTGCTTGCTCCTTTGCTTTATGTTCTCCAAGTTGATGTGGAGCGCCTTGCAGAAGTTCGAAAACTTTATGAAGATCATTTTACAGACAGATTTGATGGTCTCTTTTGTCAAGAGAATGATCTTTCTTACAgctttgattttaaaaaatcttcaGACTTGACGGATGACGAAATCGGTTCTCACGGAAAAGGAATGAAAATCAAGAGTCTTGATGAGCTTGATCCTAAGATACAGACCATTGTATTGCTAAGTGACGCTTATGGGGTTGAAGGTGAACTGGGCATTGTTTTATCTGAGAAATTTATTGAGCATGATGCTTACTGTATGTTTGAAGCTTTAATGAATGGGGCTCACGGTTCAGTTGCAATGGCTGATTTTTTCTCTTATTCTCCTGTTGCTGGGTCCCATACTGGTTTGCCACCTGTAATTGAAGCTTCTGCTGCATTGTATCATTTATTGTCGCATGTGGATTCATCTTTGTATAGCCATCTTGTTGATCTCGGGGTTGAACCACAGTACTTTGCTCTCCGCTggttgagagttttatttggaCGAGAATTTTCACTTGACAACCTCTTGATCGTCTGGgatgaaatatttttatcagATAATAGTAAAATGGAAAAGCATGCAGAGGACAACACAGACACTTGTTTTAGGATCTTTCATTCATCTCGCGGAGCATTTATCTCAGCTATTGCTGTGGCAATGTTACTTCATATAAGATCTTCACTACTTGCAACTGAAAATCCTACGACATGTCTCCAGAGATTATTAAGCTTCCCTGAGAACacaaacattaaaaaactaatagaGAAAGCTAAATCCTTGCAGACTCTTGCATTAAGTACTGAAATTTCATCCTCGACACCTGCACTTGTAGAATATAACAACAAGGGTAAATCAGTTATTACAAGATCTGTTACCACCATTGCATGTGAATCAGGTTCACCAAAAACTCCTAAGAGTTTATTACCTGATAATAGCTACTGGGAAGAAAAGTGGAGAGTTGTCCACAGTGCTGAAGAACTTAAACAAGATGGAGTAGAAAAGCAGGTTCCATCTCAGAAAAAGAGATGGACAGAAAAGGTAAAGTTAAGTTTAAAAAGAACAGTATCTGAACCATCTTCGTCAACAATCAAGAATGGTAAAAAGGAATCTAAGACATCTGTTAAGCGCAGTTTGTTAGAAGATCTATCCAAGGAACTTGGGTCAGAAGAAGATATAGAAAATCTCGGCTGTCATGAAACCTTATGCCAGCAGGATAATCATTCTTTAGCAGTTGAGGCGGAGCAACAAGATGATGACTCTGACGTAAGCAACAATTACGGTGCTGATGATAGATGTCTTAGCAGAAACACCGGCAGCGAGGAAAACTCATTCAACCTAGCTAGTCCTCCTAATGAGTTCAAAGATCATGAAAATGTCTCACAGAAAAGTAGTGTTGGGTCTAATTTATCCCTTGATGTAATTAATGAAATTTCATATAGCAGTCCCATCGATTCACCTCTTCCAATTTCTGATCATCCTGAGAACAACCTATCTCCGGTGGCAGGGCGCAATAATGATTCCACAGGAAATTCCGCCACACTTTCTAGGAATATAAAACTGAATAAATTCCAATGGCTTTGGAAGTTTGGCCGTAATAATGGTGAGTTGATGTCTGAGAAAAGAGGACTTGCTTCTGAGGCTGTAAAACAAACCAACAAGTATAACGATCAAAGTAATACAGCTTCCTCTTCTACAGCTGGTGATCTTTGCAGTTCTGTTAATTTTAATGGAGATTCTGCTGACCAGAATGTCATGGGAACTTTAAAGAATATTGGGCAGTCCATGCTTGAGCATATTCAG GTGATTGAGTATGCTTTCCAACAAGAGTGTGGTCAGGGAACTTCATTGGATAATAATACGTCTAAAAATGTTCTGGTTGGCAAAGGGCAGGTTACTGCCATGTCAGCTCTCAAGGAGCTTCGCAAAATTAGCAACCTTTTGTCTGAGATGTGA
- the LOC11441754 gene encoding protein CHLOROPLAST IMPORT APPARATUS 2: MSSCFSGTGGRTIGLDLDIVKSSPPCSWSRTSQTSSSPSSTISESSNSPLAIYTTKPRTPRKRPNQTYNEAATLLNTAYPNLFSNPNLKTNPNHNNNKSTKLEKAYEFDSSELLLPFRVLDTSSSFLLHGKPDFPSEPKPVKPCQSPGEISSMVNCLELNDDDDDFDAESILDEEIEEGIDSIMGGRIEENESNVSSSHPWIGFGGKFDFRLGLQRGGVRALRHVDEGNWWNFPAVDMLKISPKICSVGGKTTAAAVTEKKKKKKVVAVERLNAELKEMESPKLKSGLLLKLNYDGVRKAWSDRGTPFADDSPVSDASGNDVNARLSQIDLLWENGGGSGVREASVMRYKEKRRTRLISKKIRYQVRKVNADRRPRMKGQFVRRLNASSNAHK; this comes from the exons ATGTCTTCTTGTTTTAGTGGAACAGGAGGAAGAACCATCGGTTTGGATTTAGATATAGTTAAATCATCACCACCATGTTCATGGAGTCGAACATCACAAACATCTTCTTCACCTTCTTCAACAATCTCCGAATCAAGCAATTCACCACTTGCAATCTACACCACTAAACCCAGAACCCCAAGAAAACGACCCAATCAAACCTACAACGAAGCTGCAACACTCCTTAACACCGCATACCCAAACCTCTTCTCCAATCCAAATCTCAAAACAAACCCAAAccataacaataataaatccACCAAATTGGAAAAAGCTTATGAATTCGACTCTTCTGAACTTCTTTTACCTTTCAGAGTATTGGACACGTCATCGTCTTTTTTACTTCACGGCAAGCCCGATTTTCCATCGGAGCCTAAACCGGTGAAACCATGTCAGAGTCCCGGAGAGATTAGTTCAATGGTCAATTGTCTTGaattgaatgatgatgatgatgattttgatgcGGAATCGATACTCGACGAGGaaattgaagaaggaattgaTAGCATCATGGGAGGTAGAATTGAGGAGAATGAATCTAATGTCTCTTCTTCTCATCCATGGATTGGTTTTGGCGGGAAATTCGATTTCCGGTTAGGATTACAGAGAGGTGGAGTGAGAGCTCTTCGCCATGTTGATGAAGGGAATTGGTGGAATTTTCCGGCGGTTGATATGCTTAAAATTTCGCCCAAAATATGCAGTGTCGGTGGTAAGACGACGGCGGCGGCGGTGacggagaagaagaaaaagaagaaggttGTTGCAGTGGAGAGACTGAATGCAGAATTGAAAGAAATGGAATCGCCAAAGTTGAAAAGTggattgttgttgaaattgaatTACGACGGCGTTCGGAAAGCTTGGTCTGACCGAGGAACGCCATTCGCCGATGACAGCCCTGTCTCCGATGCTTCGGGAAACGATGTCAAT GCACGGTTGTCACAAATAGATTTGTTATGGGAGAATGGAGGAGGAAGTGGTGTAAGAGAAGCCAGCGTGATGCGTTACAAAGAAAAGCGTCGTACACGCCTCATCTCTAAGAAAATCAGATATCAAGTTAGAAAGGTCAATGCAGATCGACGGCCAAGAATGAAG GGGCAATTTGTTAGGAGGCTGAATGCTAGCTCAAATGCACACAAATGA
- the LOC11431041 gene encoding TBC1 domain family member 5 homolog A isoform X2, whose amino-acid sequence MHELLAPLLYVLQVDVERLAEVRKLYEDHFTDRFDGLFCQENDLSYSFDFKKSSDLTDDEIGSHGKGMKIKSLDELDPKIQTIVLLSDAYGVEGELGIVLSEKFIEHDAYCMFEALMNGAHGSVAMADFFSYSPVAGSHTGLPPVIEASAALYHLLSHVDSSLYSHLVDLGVEPQYFALRWLRVLFGREFSLDNLLIVWDEIFLSDNSKMEKHAEDNTDTCFRIFHSSRGAFISAIAVAMLLHIRSSLLATENPTTCLQRLLSFPENTNIKKLIEKAKSLQTLALSTEISSSTPALVEYNNKGKSVITRSVTTIACESGSPKTPKSLLPDNSYWEEKWRVVHSAEELKQDGVEKQVPSQKKRWTEKVKLSLKRTVSEPSSSTIKNGKKESKTSVKRSLLEDLSKELGSEEDIENLGCHETLCQQDNHSLAVEAEQQDDDSDVSNNYGADDRCLSRNTGSEENSFNLASPPNEFKDHENVSQKSSVGSNLSLDVINEISYSSPIDSPLPISDHPENNLSPVAGRNNDSTGNSATLSRNIKLNKFQWLWKFGRNNGELMSEKRGLASEAVKQTNKYNDQSNTASSSTAGDLCSSVNFNGDSADQNVMGTLKNIGQSMLEHIQVIEYAFQQECGQGTSLDNNTSKNVLVGKGQVTAMSALKELRKISNLLSEM is encoded by the exons atgCACGAGTTGCTTGCTCCTTTGCTTTATGTTCTCCAAGTTGATGTGGAGCGCCTTGCAGAAGTTCGAAAACTTTATGAAGATCATTTTACAGACAGATTTGATGGTCTCTTTTGTCAAGAGAATGATCTTTCTTACAgctttgattttaaaaaatcttcaGACTTGACGGATGACGAAATCGGTTCTCACGGAAAAGGAATGAAAATCAAGAGTCTTGATGAGCTTGATCCTAAGATACAGACCATTGTATTGCTAAGTGACGCTTATGGGGTTGAAGGTGAACTGGGCATTGTTTTATCTGAGAAATTTATTGAGCATGATGCTTACTGTATGTTTGAAGCTTTAATGAATGGGGCTCACGGTTCAGTTGCAATGGCTGATTTTTTCTCTTATTCTCCTGTTGCTGGGTCCCATACTGGTTTGCCACCTGTAATTGAAGCTTCTGCTGCATTGTATCATTTATTGTCGCATGTGGATTCATCTTTGTATAGCCATCTTGTTGATCTCGGGGTTGAACCACAGTACTTTGCTCTCCGCTggttgagagttttatttggaCGAGAATTTTCACTTGACAACCTCTTGATCGTCTGGgatgaaatatttttatcagATAATAGTAAAATGGAAAAGCATGCAGAGGACAACACAGACACTTGTTTTAGGATCTTTCATTCATCTCGCGGAGCATTTATCTCAGCTATTGCTGTGGCAATGTTACTTCATATAAGATCTTCACTACTTGCAACTGAAAATCCTACGACATGTCTCCAGAGATTATTAAGCTTCCCTGAGAACacaaacattaaaaaactaatagaGAAAGCTAAATCCTTGCAGACTCTTGCATTAAGTACTGAAATTTCATCCTCGACACCTGCACTTGTAGAATATAACAACAAGGGTAAATCAGTTATTACAAGATCTGTTACCACCATTGCATGTGAATCAGGTTCACCAAAAACTCCTAAGAGTTTATTACCTGATAATAGCTACTGGGAAGAAAAGTGGAGAGTTGTCCACAGTGCTGAAGAACTTAAACAAGATGGAGTAGAAAAGCAGGTTCCATCTCAGAAAAAGAGATGGACAGAAAAGGTAAAGTTAAGTTTAAAAAGAACAGTATCTGAACCATCTTCGTCAACAATCAAGAATGGTAAAAAGGAATCTAAGACATCTGTTAAGCGCAGTTTGTTAGAAGATCTATCCAAGGAACTTGGGTCAGAAGAAGATATAGAAAATCTCGGCTGTCATGAAACCTTATGCCAGCAGGATAATCATTCTTTAGCAGTTGAGGCGGAGCAACAAGATGATGACTCTGACGTAAGCAACAATTACGGTGCTGATGATAGATGTCTTAGCAGAAACACCGGCAGCGAGGAAAACTCATTCAACCTAGCTAGTCCTCCTAATGAGTTCAAAGATCATGAAAATGTCTCACAGAAAAGTAGTGTTGGGTCTAATTTATCCCTTGATGTAATTAATGAAATTTCATATAGCAGTCCCATCGATTCACCTCTTCCAATTTCTGATCATCCTGAGAACAACCTATCTCCGGTGGCAGGGCGCAATAATGATTCCACAGGAAATTCCGCCACACTTTCTAGGAATATAAAACTGAATAAATTCCAATGGCTTTGGAAGTTTGGCCGTAATAATGGTGAGTTGATGTCTGAGAAAAGAGGACTTGCTTCTGAGGCTGTAAAACAAACCAACAAGTATAACGATCAAAGTAATACAGCTTCCTCTTCTACAGCTGGTGATCTTTGCAGTTCTGTTAATTTTAATGGAGATTCTGCTGACCAGAATGTCATGGGAACTTTAAAGAATATTGGGCAGTCCATGCTTGAGCATATTCAG GTGATTGAGTATGCTTTCCAACAAGAGTGTGGTCAGGGAACTTCATTGGATAATAATACGTCTAAAAATGTTCTGGTTGGCAAAGGGCAGGTTACTGCCATGTCAGCTCTCAAGGAGCTTCGCAAAATTAGCAACCTTTTGTCTGAGATGTGA
- the LOC11431040 gene encoding putative clathrin assembly protein At5g57200, protein MGTFQTWRKAYGALKDSTKVGLAKVNSEYKELDIAIVKATSHLEYPPKERHVRKIFYATSAHQPRTDVSYCLQTLSKRLLKTRNWIVAIKTLIVVHRILREGDLSFKEDLVNYSHRVRFLRISNFKDDSSPLAWDCSAWVRTYAQFLEERLECFRIFKYDIEFERSTKLSSPASTKTHSRTTVLTSDELLEQLPALQQLLYRLVCCQPEGAAFNNYLIQYALALILKESYKIYSSLNDGIIKLGDVFFDMAKHDAINALHIYKRAGQQAECLADFYEYCKGLDLARNFQFPVLRQPPPSFVATMEEYIKELAPTSGSVKSLDQENEEPPKEEPEEKETEEPEVIEEQAEEIKEEEPVEKEQTEEAEFPPLILTDGYDDFLGLNEINPKAQELEDSNALALAIIPPDGNNSNNLALTNITGTTGWELALVTTPSNHTCQASDQNMAGGFDKLLLNSLYEDENARRQLQLQNAGYGYGGAATHNPFNSYNQHDPFAVSNNVALPSNVQIELMSQQQMMFQQQQMMFQQHNTMMVPYQQQQPYTHYPQQKSVMRSSNPFVDPLPVPSYSYGSMPHQGSYNIM, encoded by the exons ATGGGAACGTTCCAAACATGGAGAAAGGCCTACGGAGCTCTTAAAGATTCCACCAAGGTTGGCCTAGCCAAGGTCAATAGCGAATACAAG GAATTGGACATTGCAATTGTAAAAGCTACAAGTCACTTAGAATATCCACCTAAGGAACGTCATGTTCGAA AAATATTCTATGCTACATCAGCTCACCAACCAAGGACAGATGTATCTTACTGCTTACAGACCCTTTCCAAGAGACTTTTAAAGACTCGAAATTGGATA GTTGCCATAAAGACATTGATTGTGGTCCATAGGATATTGAGAGAGGGTGATCTTAGCTTCAAAGAAGATCTTGTAAACTACTCACACAGAGTACGGTTTCTCCGAATTTCCAACTTCAAAGATGACTCAAGCCCTCTAG CTTGGGATTGTTCTGCATGGGTTCGAACCTATGCACAATTTTTAGAAGAAAGACTTGaatgttttagaatttttaaatatgaCATCGAGTTCGAGCGTTCAACAAAATTATCATCGCCGGCTTCAACTAAA ACACATAGCAGAACAACAGTGTTGACTAGTGATGAGCTGTTGGAGCAGTTACCGGCGCTGCAGCAACTTCTTTACCGACTTGTTTGCTGTCAA CCTGAAGGAGCAGCTTTCAACAATTATCTAATACAGTATGCATTAGCGTTG ATTTTGAAAGAGAGTTACAAAATATATAGTTCCCTCAATGATGGAATCATAAAACTTGGGGATGTG TTCTTTGATATGGCGAAACACGACGCTATAAATGCTTTGCATATATATAAAAGAGCTGGCcaacag GCTGAATGTCTTGCTGATTTCTATGAATATTGCAAGGGCTTAGACCTTGCAAGAAATTTTCAATTTCCAGTTTTGAGACAG CCACCGCCTTCTTTTGTTGCCACAATGGAAGAATACATTAAAGAATTAGCACCTACATCAGGCAGTGTTAAGAGCTTG GATCAAGAAAATGAAGAACCACCGAAAGAAGAAccagaagaaaaagaaactgaAGAGCCTGAAGTAATTGAGGAACAAGCTGAAGAAATCAAGGAGGAAGAACCTGTTGAAAAGGAACAAACAGAGGAGGCTGAATTTCCTCCTTTGATATTGACTGATGGTTATGATGATTTTCTG GGTCTAAATGAAATAAATCCAAAAGCTCAAGAACTAGAGGATAGCAATGCTTTGGCACTTGCAATCATACCACCTGATG GAAACAATTCAAACAATCTTGCTTTGACTAATATAACTGGAACTACTGGTTGGGAACTTGCACTTGTTACCACGCCAAGCAACCACACCTGCCAAGCGTCAGATCAAAACATG GCTGGTGGATTTGACAAGCTATTGCTAAACAGTttgtatgaagatgaaaatgcaAGGAGACAACTTCAACTCCAAAATGCAGGTTATGGATATGGGGGGGCGGCTACACATAATCCGTTCAATAGTTATAATCAGCATGATCCATTTGCAGTATCGAATAATGTAGCGCTTCCATCTAACGTACAAATAGAATTAATGTCTCAACAACAAATGATGTTCCAGCAACAGCAAATGATGTtccaacaacacaacacaatgaTGGTACCTTACCAGCAGCAGCAGCCATATACTCATTACCCTCAACAGAAGTCCGTTATGCGTTCTTCTAATCCATTTGTAGATCCTTTACCTGTACCTAGCTATTCTTATGGTTCCATGCCCCACCAAGGGAGCTACAATATAATGTAG